In Sphingobacterium sp. PCS056, the following proteins share a genomic window:
- a CDS encoding aminotransferase class I/II-fold pyridoxal phosphate-dependent enzyme has product MKDFRNLHQSTGRLIHHHQKDYLFFGGTAYLGLLVNEAYIDMYKEGLSRYGLNNGTSRNNNIQLDIFDVAEHRAASRFGFEAALLVSSGYLAAQLAVKSLSSVGKLIYAPHTHPALWLDTNPQVVGNMDSWLIQTVQQINNAVDDQQFVIVSNSMDNLTPEHYDFSPLLTINPDKKVILLVDDSHGIGVVRANRTSTDLSIFEGSAIEVVVVASLAKGLGTDAGMILSSNKWMQRFRKSPFFTGASPASPASMYAFTHSQDIYMDAFEKLHQNIDFFANLIGDRLSHIPNFAVFSSTEPELYEKLVQNGFLISSFPYPLETDPPLNRIVLSSLHQEEDLKKLAQIICA; this is encoded by the coding sequence ATGAAAGATTTTAGAAATCTGCACCAATCGACCGGTCGGCTGATTCACCATCATCAAAAAGATTATCTTTTTTTTGGAGGGACAGCATATTTAGGGTTGTTGGTCAATGAAGCCTATATTGATATGTATAAGGAGGGCTTATCCAGATACGGATTAAATAACGGAACCTCTCGTAATAACAACATACAACTTGATATTTTTGATGTAGCGGAACATCGTGCAGCGAGTCGATTTGGTTTTGAGGCTGCCCTTTTGGTATCCAGTGGTTATTTGGCAGCGCAGTTGGCCGTAAAATCTCTTTCCTCTGTAGGAAAACTTATTTATGCACCCCATACTCATCCTGCACTGTGGCTAGATACAAATCCGCAAGTGGTGGGAAATATGGATTCTTGGCTTATTCAAACGGTACAACAGATCAATAATGCAGTTGATGATCAACAATTTGTGATTGTTAGTAACTCCATGGATAATTTGACTCCAGAACATTATGATTTCAGCCCTTTGTTGACAATAAATCCCGATAAAAAAGTGATTTTGTTAGTCGACGACTCACACGGAATTGGGGTGGTGCGTGCCAACAGAACTTCTACTGATCTATCTATATTTGAGGGTTCGGCCATTGAGGTTGTGGTTGTTGCTTCATTGGCAAAGGGTTTGGGTACGGACGCAGGAATGATTTTGTCGTCCAATAAATGGATGCAAAGATTTCGGAAATCACCCTTTTTTACTGGGGCCTCCCCTGCTTCTCCTGCTTCGATGTATGCATTTACGCATTCGCAAGATATTTACATGGACGCATTCGAAAAACTGCATCAGAATATAGATTTTTTTGCCAATTTAATAGGCGATCGTCTGAGCCATATCCCTAATTTTGCTGTTTTTAGCTCTACTGAACCTGAGTTATATGAAAAATTGGTGCAAAATGGATTTCTGATCTCTAGTTTTCCATATCCTTTGGAAACAGACCCTCCTTTGAATAGAATTGTCTTAAGCAGCTTACATCAGGAGGAAGATTTGAAAAAATTAGCCCAGATAATATGTGCTTAA
- a CDS encoding HU family DNA-binding protein, which produces MTKAEIIAEISNKTGLEKVDVQETVEAFFKVVKNAMVGGENVYVRGFGSFVVKKRAEKTARNISKNTAIIIPEHFVPSFKPAKVFVEKVKNGNK; this is translated from the coding sequence ATGACTAAAGCAGAAATTATTGCAGAAATCTCTAACAAAACTGGCTTAGAGAAGGTAGATGTTCAAGAAACCGTAGAGGCATTCTTCAAAGTGGTTAAAAACGCAATGGTGGGTGGAGAAAATGTATACGTAAGAGGTTTTGGTAGCTTTGTTGTTAAAAAAAGAGCTGAAAAAACTGCTAGAAACATTTCTAAAAATACAGCGATCATCATCCCTGAACATTTCGTTCCTAGCTTCAAACCAGCAAAAGTATTTGTTGAGAAAGTAAAAAACGGCAATAAATAA